The window ATCGGAAATGGGAGTctgattgaaaaatatttggagtgtaagaaaataaagaaaattatagataaaacgAGTAGACTATAATtgattttaccaatttttttaattagaaaataaataacaaattaaataaaaaataaaagtttatgtcacattaaaaaaaacaaaataatttcaggATGAATCTCATGTGATAAAATTcatgaaattcaaatatttaaggaGCCTAAATAGTATGTGTTCACAACTGAAAGAAGAAAAACTCATGAAGGagtgatatttattatttcaattttttttaaaacaaaatttattccACAGTGTAATCTAGCATTAATCATACTTCAATCAAGAAATTCTTAATGAGGAATGGAATCAAAAgttgtaatttttttagataaaactaTTTGTTCTCAACCTATAATAGAGGATATTTAACTTTTCTTACATGTTAATTATTGTTTTGCCATTATCATGATATGAAATATAGTTTATCCCCACTAAAATATGcataattttattagaaagtGTCATCCACTTTGAAGTTTGAATATGAAATTTCCACCAAGAATGAGAAAGATAGAAGTGGGGATGTTGACTTTAGGTGTATGAGAAAAGATCTTTGCTTTTGTGGTTAGTGACCTAAGCTGTAGTTATAACTAACCACACAAAAAACACTTTAACTAATTGTAAATTGTAACAATGAAAACTCTTGCAATTTCAAAATACAGGTAAAAAGCAACTTTCCATCCCCACGGAAATGGTGGGCTTTTATTATGCTTCGACCATGCATTCACACTATGAACCAATAGATATATAAAGGGAGTACATTTTCCATTATTTAATGGAAACGGAAAATGTCACACTAGCTGCGGAGAAAATTGAAACATTATTAAACAAGCCAATTAAACAGTTGCAATTACTCGAAAAGAagcaaacaaataaaaaacagcAACATAAGTAGATATTTCTCCAACTTGAGAGTCTATAGAGTTACAAATTTGCTAACAAACTtagaaagaagaaaaactagTTGCAATGTTATGTGGCGGTTGTGATTGATGATGTCTCTCGATTGCATTCCTAGTTTGAAGAACATGAAATTTCTAGAGCGCTCAACAAAAAACAATTCATGTGTAATTGAAACTCTCAACATCACACCAATGAATAATTGATGTGTTGTTGAACAAAAAGGTCAATCACAACTTTAATAACTTTACCGGGTAAAGCACAAGACTCAACTAATAGCGATAAAACAATTACAAAAAGAGTTAAAGTTAGTGTGGAGTTTAAGTTATGTACTCTTGTTGCACTTTGCATCATTCAATCAAGCTTAGATTTGGCTTTTCTCGATTCATTTCTGCAAAGGGAAAGGATTTACCTCATTTAGATGGTCTTGCAATTGATTTGCATTCGTATCTCCAAGTCTCTAACAATAGTTTCGCTTTATTTGATAGAGAATGCTCGATTACTCGTAATGGGGCATGTTTGTGGCATTCGGGTGCCCAACAAAGACAAGTTCAACATGATTTTTCTTGTTCCTTCTTTGATTGCTTTCCTGAAACCAAAGCATCTCGTGAAAGCACACTATGGGGTGTGCTTAAATTCCCAATAAACCTCTTTTGAATAACTTACCATCAttcacaatataattaatatatatgtataagtaaCATCAAAGCATATCAATTGTTAAAACAACATTGAAGTTGTTTTTTCATACAAATCATAAATGTGGTTATATATTGATGTAGGTTTTCTTATCTCTTTGCATGAATTAATGACTAATTTCTTCTTATCAAActgaaaaatgtgtttattcATTGATGATTTCGGCCatgataaaattccaaaaagaAAGACCAAACAGAGACcaaaaaaggataaaaaaatgttaaaaaaaaagcaAAGAAGATGTTAAAGATACTTTCtattcttttgattttttttcatattcttttgatttttttcttgcATTGGTCTATGTGAGTGTGGTCCACATAACACCTCAATTCATACATAATTGTGGTTTGCAGTTGTTTGGATAAGAAAAATATCTCTACAAGTGTTCTTCTTATGGTTCTTTGATGCAACTTGCTTCACATGTTTATTCTGACATTGACATTGCCAACAATACCATgatcaaataacaaaaaaaggTTAACATATTATTGAATCCTCAAACTGTCAAATTATCTGCATATTCAAcctaattcaattataattatagacTGAATCACAATTCACAAGGAAAAAACATGAAGTTTTATTGTTGATCTATGTCTGTTGAAAAAAAGAGAGGCAATTCTCATTGAAAGCATCATAAGCTAGACTCCTTTAGGAATTAGAGCTTCCTCTGTTTTCATGTCATGTTTATGCAAATATATACAACTCTTTCAGAAACCTTCCTGTAATCTAACTGATCTACCTAAGGCTGCAGGATTAGCCATCATGGCTGGAGATGTTTCAGGTGCTGTTTCAACAgtttcattcttcttcttctcgccATCCTTAGATTCAAATCCCTTGAAAAGACTTCCCCTTTTGAtggaatcatgtttgatccctAATGTTGTCCATATTGAACTTCTAGCCGCTTCATCAGGGTCATCAATTCTAAGTGTTTTCGGTATAACAATGGAAGGTTCTGAATCTTTGATCAATTCCCCTTCCCTTGAATGTTTTCCTAGAGAAGTTGGTGGTGTgtatggtggtggtggagataACCAGGGTGGGATTGCCCACGAATTTGGAAAACTGCAATTCCAAAAAGGGGTTGGAACAATTGGCATGGCCTGTAATCCATTCGGGTAAAACGCAGGTAATGGGTAAGATGGCCATGGAACTCCTGCAAGATATGGGATTGGAGGATGGTGCATCCCCACCGCAGCCACCGCCCCTTCATcgattgaatttgaatttgaaattgtaTCATCTTTATTAATTGTGCCAGGGAGGGTCAAGACAGATCCCATTGGTTCCGGACCAAAGGATAGAACTGTTCCATTAGGGTTGAATCCATTGTGATGAACAATACCCATTTGAGCAGCCTGAAGGGCGTCAGAGATTGTTATCTGGCGACAGTTGGAAACCGCCGCGACAGTCTTGTTTTTACGGCGGCCGGCGCCGACAGGGACATTCCTCATGGTTCCACCAGAAGTCCAGTACCTTTGACAACTCTTGCAGAAATGTCTAGGTTGATTAACGTTGTAATTGTTGTAGTAACAGAACTTTGTATCCATACTTTTACAACGCGGGCATGGAAGAATCTTATCCGGTTTCTTTAACGGCTTATCATCAGTCCCCGTCCGGTCATCATCAGCATCGGAAGGTTTCGCCGCagcaccttcttcttcttcatcatcatcttcttcatcatcttccaTAGGGTTCTCACCGGAATCAGGGGATGGAGTCTCCTTGGTCTCAGCTGGCGGCGGATCCTGATATTTTTTAAGAGAGAATATACATGAGACTAGAAAGAAAGACCCATTTCCTATTTCTGCGATTGGAGAAATGGGTTAATCTCAAAATTGCATATAATCATGTAAAAAGTAAGACCTTTTCAACTTCTTCCAACtgttcatcatcttcttcttcttgtgtaACTTCTAATCCGTCGTCGGCAGATATGTTGCTGACCACCGGCGGCGGCGGGGGCGGTAAAGGTATCTCCTTTCCGAAGAGCTTGATAGCTTGATCCTTCATTTTGACCGACCGGAGTAGAAATGAGATATGATCAATGTTCTTCCTTTATTGTCTCTCTCTATGGATCTTGGTTCCTTTTGATCTGTCTTTGTTGGGGTGTGGGATATTGATTTCTTAAAGTGGGAATGTGGGCGCCACGTCAGCTGTATAGTTAATTCGTAGCCACAAATTCATGTGGCCTTTGATATCTTTCCCATCAGTTCCAataaaattaaaccaaaatCCACTTTTAAGATGAAATGACGAGGCTAAGGGCATCATTTTATTGGAAAGACTCATCCACTTCcaagaaaaaattttaaaaaaaaagatataagtGGGGGATATTGACTTAGGAATCTTTGAGGAGAAAGATTGCTTTTTCGGTCAATCACTACCTAAGTTAACACTGCttacaataataaatcattcaagattaatgaaatgGGGAAAATTATCTATTCTAGAATCTTCCAACcagatatttttaatgaaaaaaaatgataattcaaATGTTAGGAGGTTTTGAAGTTATGGTCTTTCTAGCttcttaaattaagaaaaaacaaattaataaaccCTAAATCTGTTAAATGTATTTTGATTCACACTTAAACatgtttatatttcattttaatataataaaataaatttataaatcaatatataagtGTGAATgctatttataaacaatttttggcCACTTTCCTCTCAAAATTCAACTTCACTTTTAATCTTCACCTATAACACTCAAAACAAACAGCTCTTAAACCAAGGAGCCCATGACACTCAAAATTGGACCATGTTATGTTTTGACAATTCATTTACTATTAAGAGGTACTTTGAAAtgaa is drawn from Impatiens glandulifera chromosome 3, dImpGla2.1, whole genome shotgun sequence and contains these coding sequences:
- the LOC124932542 gene encoding cyclic dof factor 1-like — encoded protein: MKDQAIKLFGKEIPLPPPPPPVVSNISADDGLEVTQEEEDDEQLEEVEKDPPPAETKETPSPDSGENPMEDDEEDDDEEEEGAAAKPSDADDDRTGTDDKPLKKPDKILPCPRCKSMDTKFCYYNNYNVNQPRHFCKSCQRYWTSGGTMRNVPVGAGRRKNKTVAAVSNCRQITISDALQAAQMGIVHHNGFNPNGTVLSFGPEPMGSVLTLPGTINKDDTISNSNSIDEGAVAAVGMHHPPIPYLAGVPWPSYPLPAFYPNGLQAMPIVPTPFWNCSFPNSWAIPPWLSPPPPYTPPTSLGKHSREGELIKDSEPSIVIPKTLRIDDPDEAARSSIWTTLGIKHDSIKRGSLFKGFESKDGEKKKNETVETAPETSPAMMANPAALGRSVRLQEGF